CAGAATTAACACTTTAGGTGCATCGTCTTTCGTATATTTCAGACGCATTAAAACGCCAAGAATATAGGCTGTTGTTTTACCAGCACCTTCCGGGGCTACAGCGATTATATCCTGCCCTCCAAGAATTCTGGACATAGTTTTCGCCTGAATTTCTTTAGGGGTTAAGTACCCTGCATCAGTCATTGCAGTGATCAGGGGCTTACTTAGTTTTAATTTATCTAACGACACAGTATTTCAGTTAAAATTGATATTCCGCCAAATTTACGGAAATAAGCACAATATCCGGTATAATCTGTACGAAACCATGATAAAACCAGCTTAAATTCCTATTGTATCAACATTTTGATACGCCTGAAGCTGATCCCGGACAGGGATTTCGTAGTTTTACCCGATTAATAAATTCCCTTTCATATGAAGAAATCATTACTAACCTTATTTTTATTTACCGCTTCGGTCGGCGCATTTGCACAGGATGCGGTAAATTACCAGCAGCCCCCAAAAGCAATAGCTGATTTGCTGCTTGCAAAACCTACACCAACGGTTAGCATAGATGGTAAAGCAGAATGGATGCTGTTAAGCACTAAAAACTCTTACCCTTCTGTTGAAGAGCTCGCTATGCCCGAATTCCGTATTGCAGGATTGCGTATTAACCCAAACAACTTTTCTCCCAGCAGACAGACTTTTATCAGCAACTTTACACTAAAAAATATCAGGACAGGAAAAACGGCAGTAATCGATGGCCTTCCTGCTCCATTATTTGCAGCTCATGCTACATGGAATCCTTCACAGAATAAAATCTCTTTTACGCAAACCAGCCAGAAAGGTGTTGACTTATATATCATAGATATTACCACACTAAAAGCAGTAAAAGTTAATAAACAGCCACTCAATGTAGTCCTTGGAAGCGGCATTACCTGGGTGGACGATGCTACCATACTATACAGAGTAGCTACAAAGCCTGCATCCTCAATTCCTGTTAAGCCCTTAATGCCAAAAGGGCCTACAGTACAACAAAGCATTGGGAAAGCAGCACCAAATCCTACTTATCAGGATCTGATCAAATCACCTTTTGATGAGCAGCTATTTGAATTCCTGGCTACCTCACAACTTGTACAGTACAAAAACGGAGTACAAACATCAATTGGTCAGCCTGCAATCTATACAACTATCAAGGTTTCTCCGGATAAAAAATATCTGCTGCAGGAAACAATCAGTAAGCCATTTTCTTATCTGGTTCCTTTTGAAGGGTTTCCTTCTGTTATAAAAATCACTGATCTATCCGGTAAACCGATTAAAGTTTTAGCCAACCTGCCATCTGCCGAAGGCAAACCATCAGGCTATGACAATACACAAAATATTCCGCGTGATTATGACTGGAGAGATGATGAAGCGGCAACAATCACCTGGGCTCAGCCATTAGACAGCGGTCTGATCAAAAAACAGGTACCTTTCCATGATGCAGTATATGCGCTGAACGCTCCCTTCACTGGCCAGGCTAAAGAATTATTCAAAACCCAGAACCGTTACCGCAATACAAAATGGGGAAACCAGACACTGGCCCTTGTTGAAGAAGGACAACGCAGTAAACAAACTATAAAAGTCAGCCGTTATAACCCTTCTGCAGGAACAATGGAGACACTTTATGAACTGAGCCAGAATGATAAATACAATAATCCCGGCAGTGCTGTCACCGGGAAAAATGTCTTTGGCCGCCAGGTAGTAGTCACCGTAGATAACGAAACCAAACTGTTAATGAATAATACAACCGGATCATCACCAAAAGGAGATCTTCCGTTTCTTGCCAAATTTGATCTGACTACTAAAAAGAATGAAATAGTATGGCGCAGTGCAGAAGGAACTTACGAATATATAGATGATGTTCTTGACGCTAAAAAATTAATTCTGCTGACCAGAAAAGAGTCACAAAAAGATGTACCAAACTATTTCATCAAAAACCTGGTACTCAGAATGGCTGATCGTCAGGTCACAGACTTCACCAATCCATATCCTGATATGGTTGGTGTGATCAAAGAGAAAATTTCCTATAAACGTGCAGACGGGATAGATCTTACAGGTGATTTATATCTGCCTAAAGGTTATGATAAAGCTAAAGACGGTCCTTTACCAACGTTAATCTGGGCATATCCCCGTGAATTTAACTCTGCGGCTGACGCTGCTCAAATCAGAGGTTCAAAAGATCGCTTTACTACGATTAGCTGGGGCTCTCCGATTTACTGGGTAACACAGGGCTATGCAGTGCTTGACAATGCAGAAATGCCGATTGTAGCTAAAGAAGGTAAAAAACCAAATGATACTTTTGTCGATCAGTTGAAATTAAATGCAGAAGCAGCTATCAATAAACTGGCTGACCTGGGCGTTGGTGACAGAAACAGAATGGCCGTTGGCGGACATAGCTACGGTGCATTCATGACAGCTAATTTACTGGCACATACTAATTTGTTTAAAGCTGGAATCGCGCGCAGCGGTGCTTATAACAGAACACTGACTCCTTTCGGATTTCAAAATGAAGATCGTACCTACTGGGAAGTTCCACAGTTATATTATGAAATGAGCCCATTCAGTTATGCCGACAAGATCAAAACTCCGCTTTTACTGATTCATGGAGATTCTGATGATAATCAGGGTACTTTCCCAATGAACAGTGAGCGCTTGTTTAATGCAATCAAAGGTTTTGGCGGTACAACCAGATTTGTCTTTCTGCCTTACGAAGCCCACGGTTACCGCGGTAAAGAAAACATTTTACATACCTTATGGGAGATGAATTCCTGGTTAGATAAATATGTGAAAAACGCAAAATAAGAACACCTGAAAAAAGAGCGATGCCGGATATCCGGCATCGCTCTTTTTTTATCAGATCTCTGGTAATTATTTAAATCTTATTGCCTTCAGCGGAG
This portion of the Pedobacter lusitanus genome encodes:
- a CDS encoding alpha/beta hydrolase family protein: MKKSLLTLFLFTASVGAFAQDAVNYQQPPKAIADLLLAKPTPTVSIDGKAEWMLLSTKNSYPSVEELAMPEFRIAGLRINPNNFSPSRQTFISNFTLKNIRTGKTAVIDGLPAPLFAAHATWNPSQNKISFTQTSQKGVDLYIIDITTLKAVKVNKQPLNVVLGSGITWVDDATILYRVATKPASSIPVKPLMPKGPTVQQSIGKAAPNPTYQDLIKSPFDEQLFEFLATSQLVQYKNGVQTSIGQPAIYTTIKVSPDKKYLLQETISKPFSYLVPFEGFPSVIKITDLSGKPIKVLANLPSAEGKPSGYDNTQNIPRDYDWRDDEAATITWAQPLDSGLIKKQVPFHDAVYALNAPFTGQAKELFKTQNRYRNTKWGNQTLALVEEGQRSKQTIKVSRYNPSAGTMETLYELSQNDKYNNPGSAVTGKNVFGRQVVVTVDNETKLLMNNTTGSSPKGDLPFLAKFDLTTKKNEIVWRSAEGTYEYIDDVLDAKKLILLTRKESQKDVPNYFIKNLVLRMADRQVTDFTNPYPDMVGVIKEKISYKRADGIDLTGDLYLPKGYDKAKDGPLPTLIWAYPREFNSAADAAQIRGSKDRFTTISWGSPIYWVTQGYAVLDNAEMPIVAKEGKKPNDTFVDQLKLNAEAAINKLADLGVGDRNRMAVGGHSYGAFMTANLLAHTNLFKAGIARSGAYNRTLTPFGFQNEDRTYWEVPQLYYEMSPFSYADKIKTPLLLIHGDSDDNQGTFPMNSERLFNAIKGFGGTTRFVFLPYEAHGYRGKENILHTLWEMNSWLDKYVKNAK